One window from the genome of Anolis sagrei isolate rAnoSag1 chromosome 4, rAnoSag1.mat, whole genome shotgun sequence encodes:
- the ELK4 gene encoding ETS domain-containing protein Elk-4, with amino-acid sequence MDNAITLWQFLLQLLQDSQNKDIICWTSNDGEFKLLQAEEVARLWGIRKNKPSMNYDKLSRALRYYYVKNIIKKVNGQKFVYKFVSYPEILNMDPLAVGRIEGDAEAQTGIVDANNTTKETENCGKEKPQSCAKSSSRNDYIHSGLYSSFTLNSLNSSSCVKLFKPIKMENPIEKVAEKKIPQESTLSVIKFVTMCSKKPSPSPLASTAQPTSIISAVPTLSSSSDESLQVVESIVTPKMATTETSTSLPSLTTNFTPTPPSASVSPALQVPPRSPLPSLNSNPDLIIDTESDTCQELEESQDQILEFKEQSSFMVEKELRLSRTRKPKGLEIAPTVVVTGSDPSPLGILSPSLPTASLTPALFSQTPILLTPSPLLSSIHFWSTLSPFAPLSPARLQGANTLFQFPSVLNTHGPFTLSGMDGPSTPGPFSPDLQKT; translated from the exons ATGGACAACGCGATCACCTTGTGGCAGTTCCTTTTGCAACTCCTTCAGGACTCTCAAAACAAGGATATTATTTGTTGGACCTCCAACGACGGAGAGTTCAAACTTCTGCAGGCAGAGGAGGTGGCTCGCCTTTGGGGGATCCGTAAGAACAAGCCTAGTATGAACTACGATAAACTCAGTCGTGCTCTCAGATATTATTATGTGAAG AATATCATTAAGAAAGTGAATGGTCAAAAGTTTGTTTACAAGTTTGTGTCCTATCCAGAAATTTTGAATATGGATCCTCTAGCAGTTGGCAGGATTGAGGGTGATGCTGAAGCACAGACAGGCATTGTAGATGCTAACAACACTACCAAGGAAACTGAGAACTGTGGGAAGGAGAAGCCTCAATCCTGCGCAAAATCCTCTAGTCGTAATGACTATATCCACTCAGGCTTATATTCTTCATTTACTTTGAACTCCCTTAATTCCTCCTCTTGTGTAAAACTCTTTAAGCCAATCAAGATGGAGAATCCAATTGAGAAAGTGGCAGAGAAGAAAATTCCTCAGGAGTCTACACTTTCAGTCATAAAATTTGTGACAATGTGCTCCAAAAAGCCTTCACCATCACCCCTTGCCTCTACTGCTCAACCAACATCTATTATATCAGCTGTCCCTACCCTCTCTTCTAGCTCTGATGAAAGTCTCCAGGTTGTAGAGTCTATAGTAACACCAAAAATGGCGACCACTGAAACCTCAACATCTTTGCCAAGTTTGACCACCAATTTCACCCCTACGCCTCCTTCAGCTTCCGTTTCCCCTGCTCTCCAGGTTCCTCCCAGATCTCCTTTGCCGTCTTTAAATTCTAATCCCGATCTGATTATAGACACAGAGTCTGACACTTGCCAGGAGCTGGAAGAATCTCAGGATCAAATCTTGGAGTTTAAAGAGCAGAGTTCCTTCATGGTAGAAAAGGAACTTCGTCTTAGTCGAACTAGGAAGCCAAAAGGGCTGGAGATTGCCCCCACTGTTGTCGTTACTGGCAGTGACCCAAGCCCTTTGGGAATACTAAGTCCTTCTCTCCCTACTGCTTCTCTTACACCAGCACTTTTTTCACAG ACACCTATTTTGCTGACTCCAAGCCCCTTGCTCTCCAGTATCCATTTCTGGAGCACCCTTAGTCCATTTGCTCCTCTCAGTCCGGCAAGATTACAAGGTGCTAACACCCTTTTCCAG TTTCCATCGGTGCTGAATACTCATGGACCATTTACGTTGTCAGGAATGGATGGGCCCTCCACTCCTGGGCCTTTTTCTCCAGATTTACAGAAAACATAG